Part of the Arsenicicoccus sp. oral taxon 190 genome, GCACCAACCCGCTGCCCGCCGACGTCGCCGAACGCTCCCGGGAGCTGCACGACGCGTTCTACCGCGACCTCGCCGCCCGCCTCGACGAGGTCGCCGCCCGCGGGCCCTTCGTGGTCTACGACGTCCACTCCTACAACCACCGCCGCGCCGGCGCCGACCAACCGGCCGAGCCCGACGCGACAACCCCGAGGTCAACCTCGGGACCGGCTCGCTGGACCGGGAGCGGTTCGCGCCGGTCGTCGCGGCCTTCACCGGGTCGCTGGCGGCCGTGGAGACCAGCACGGGCCGCCTCGACGTGCGGGAGAACGTCCGGTTCCGCGGCGCCCACCTGTCGCGCTGGGTCAACACGCGCTACCGCGGCCTCGGGTGCGCGCTGGCGCTGGAGTTCAGGAAGACCTTCATGGACGAGTGGACCGGCGAGGTCGACCAGGCGCGGCTGGTCGAGCTGCGCGACGCCCTCGCGGCGACCCACGAGCCCGTGACCGCGGCCCTGGCGCAGCTGGGGCGGGGCGGCCGGTGAGCCCGCAGGCCCCCGCCGCCGGGGGCCTGGCGGCCGCGGACCTCGCCGCCGACCACGCGCTGGCGCAGATCTCGACGGACATCCGCTTTCTGCTGGACGTGACCCCCACCGACGCGGCGGCGGTGCGGGACAGGTTCGTGACCGAGGGCGGGGAGCCGGAGTTCGCCTACCGCGACCTGTCGACCGACCCCGACGTCGTCGAGCAGATGCTGCGCGGGGTGGACCTGGACGCCGTGCAGGACCCCACCCTCGCGCACCTGCTCCGCGCCAAGCACCGCGAGATCGAGCTGCAGGCCGAGATGCTGCGGGCGCGGTGCACCGACGACTTCCTCGCGCTGTCCCTGGAGGCCTACGGCGGGGTGTCGCCGTGGCTGCTCGCCACCGGCGAAAAGCTGCTGACCGCGCTGCCTCCCGAGGAGGACGCCGCGCCCCTGGACGCCCAGGCCTTCCTCGCCGTCGCCGAGGCCGAGATCGGGCACTACCGGGCGCTCGACCCGGACGTCGACATGCGGGTGCAGCTGCGCGACGACGTCTCGGGGGTGATGGTCGAGGGCAACGCGCTGATGATCCCCGAGCACGCCCGCATCGCCGTCAGCCGCGCCGACGCCCTGCTCCAGCACGAGGTGGGGACCCACCTGGTCACCCAGGTCAACGGCGCCCGGCAGCCGATCCGCTGCCTCGGGGCGGGTCTGGCGGCATACGACGAGACCCAGGAGGGGCTCGCGGTGCTCGCCGAGATCGCCTGCGGCGGCCTGACCGTCGCGCGGCTGCGCCAGCTGGGCGCGCGCGTCGTGACCGTGCACCGGATCACCTCGGGGGCGTCGTTCAGCGAGGCCTACCAGGGGCTGACCGAGGCCGGCGTGCCGCGGGCGAGCGCCTTCACGACCACGATGCGCGTCTACCGCGCGGGCGGGCTGACGAAGGACGCGATCTACCTGCGCGGCCTGCTCGAGCTGCTCGAGCACGTGTCCCGCGGGGGAGCGCTGGACCTGTTCTTCCTCGGCAAGTTCTCGCTGCGCGACCTGCCCCTGGTCAGCGACCTGCACGCGCGAGGCGTGCTCGCCGAGCCCCTGGTCACCCCCCGATACCTGCTCGACCCCGAGGCCACGGACCGCATCGCGCGGGCCGCGGCCGCCGACCACCTGACCGACCTCACGATGGAGGCCACCACATGAAGATCGGATTCGTCGTCAACGACGTCGCCACCGAGCAGTCCGTCTACACCACCACCCGCCTCGCCATGGGCGCCACCCAGCTCGGCCACGAGGCCTGGCTGATGGGCATCGGCGACTTCGGCTACGAGCCCGACGGGTCGCTCTCGGCCCGGGCCCGCCGCGGCACCGC contains:
- a CDS encoding flavohemoglobin expression-modulating QEGLA motif protein, whose amino-acid sequence is MSPQAPAAGGLAAADLAADHALAQISTDIRFLLDVTPTDAAAVRDRFVTEGGEPEFAYRDLSTDPDVVEQMLRGVDLDAVQDPTLAHLLRAKHREIELQAEMLRARCTDDFLALSLEAYGGVSPWLLATGEKLLTALPPEEDAAPLDAQAFLAVAEAEIGHYRALDPDVDMRVQLRDDVSGVMVEGNALMIPEHARIAVSRADALLQHEVGTHLVTQVNGARQPIRCLGAGLAAYDETQEGLAVLAEIACGGLTVARLRQLGARVVTVHRITSGASFSEAYQGLTEAGVPRASAFTTTMRVYRAGGLTKDAIYLRGLLELLEHVSRGGALDLFFLGKFSLRDLPLVSDLHARGVLAEPLVTPRYLLDPEATDRIARAAAADHLTDLTMEATT